Proteins found in one Nocardia brasiliensis ATCC 700358 genomic segment:
- a CDS encoding PaaI family thioesterase encodes MAAPVSPSPDTVEVPWSIIPDYHCFGCSPHNAGGLRLSFVPHPDGLQSRFRLGRRFESYPGVVHGGLTGVICDEVMGNLIVLARNQPAFTVTQRTRFLTPLLVDHEYTCVATLAESAPDRPIHASAEILDRHGAVCATSAATYQPFALDDVRHQLTLGDDEVAVLAAALSATTTFSTNGVHS; translated from the coding sequence ATGGCCGCCCCGGTTTCACCGAGCCCGGACACCGTCGAGGTGCCGTGGTCGATCATCCCCGACTATCACTGCTTCGGCTGCTCGCCGCACAACGCCGGCGGATTGCGACTGAGCTTCGTCCCGCATCCGGACGGGCTGCAGTCCCGGTTCCGGCTCGGCCGGCGGTTCGAGTCGTATCCCGGTGTGGTGCACGGCGGTTTGACCGGCGTGATCTGCGACGAGGTGATGGGCAACCTGATCGTGCTCGCGCGCAATCAGCCCGCCTTCACCGTCACCCAGCGCACCAGGTTCCTCACGCCCCTGCTGGTCGACCACGAATACACCTGCGTCGCAACGCTGGCCGAGTCCGCGCCGGATCGGCCGATCCATGCCTCGGCCGAGATCCTGGACCGCCACGGCGCCGTCTGCGCCACCTCCGCCGCCACCTACCAGCCCTTCGCGCTCGACGACGTGCGCCACCAGCTCACCCTCGGCGACGACGAGGTCGCCGTGCTCGCCGCGGCACTGTCCGCCACCACTACCTTTTCGACGAACGGAGTTCACTCATGA
- a CDS encoding ferritin-like domain-containing protein — MHSYDVFRHYERLHWQLADLELDAVDRALVRPEYVTLAKSATMGESNVIAAVHGFMNEFLDDYDFSTFAVVWGYQEVQHHYAFRSWLGAIGESVDEKAVDSMREPYAPGSTPSATLATNIISELTVNHIYRAVAAWVQEPVLKGLLLNASRDEAGHAREFIHYATKRLAQRPEELPSVLETLYVYSSEAKIKHPVSTFKAGISELGDHETIDTGFDLFLEQVAAEGELNVLHDKVRRTFANMTGLDLSSNAKVRRALADVLG, encoded by the coding sequence GTGCACAGCTATGACGTCTTCCGCCACTACGAGCGCCTGCACTGGCAGCTGGCCGACCTCGAGCTCGACGCGGTCGACCGCGCGCTGGTCCGTCCCGAATACGTGACCCTGGCCAAGAGCGCGACGATGGGCGAGTCCAACGTGATCGCCGCCGTCCACGGCTTCATGAACGAATTCCTGGACGACTACGACTTCTCCACCTTCGCGGTGGTGTGGGGCTACCAGGAAGTGCAGCACCACTACGCCTTCCGGTCCTGGCTCGGCGCGATCGGTGAGAGCGTGGACGAGAAGGCGGTCGACTCGATGCGCGAGCCGTACGCGCCGGGCAGCACCCCGTCGGCGACGCTCGCGACCAACATCATCTCCGAACTCACGGTGAATCACATCTACCGGGCGGTCGCGGCCTGGGTCCAGGAGCCGGTGCTGAAAGGCTTGCTGCTCAACGCGAGTCGCGACGAGGCCGGGCACGCGCGCGAGTTCATCCACTACGCCACCAAGCGGCTGGCGCAGCGGCCCGAGGAGCTGCCCTCGGTGCTGGAGACGCTGTACGTCTACAGCTCGGAGGCGAAGATCAAGCACCCGGTGAGCACCTTCAAGGCGGGCATCAGCGAACTCGGCGACCACGAGACCATCGACACCGGCTTCGACCTGTTCCTCGAGCAGGTGGCGGCCGAGGGCGAGCTGAATGTGCTGCACGACAAGGTCCGTCGCACCTTCGCGAACATGACCGGCCTGGACCTGTCCAGCAACGCCAAGGTGCGCCGCGCGCTCGCCGACGTGCTGGGCTGA
- a CDS encoding SAM-dependent methyltransferase: MTAVEQPVAPQAGTADTNQHYDLDPDIFGQFLDPLRKYSSALYTAANDTLEQAQRNKLHFVADRLGLRGGEQLLDVGCGWGSLILFMAEEFGCRTLGVSPAPRQHAYIAEQAAVRGVGELVQTRVGHFERMDLPPRSVDAVTLLGSIVHMPDLGEVFRRARAVLRRGGTLYVSESCFRNAAAHRAFDTKDGTEFVRADIFGWGDLRPLSDLVTAAEDAGFSIVAVDDLTDHYRRTIDDWIGNVDAAAARIDAHGPGLSAKLRHYLEIANAGWGYTTKHYALTCRNAR; this comes from the coding sequence GTGACCGCCGTCGAACAGCCGGTAGCGCCGCAGGCCGGCACCGCCGACACCAACCAGCACTACGACCTGGATCCGGATATCTTCGGCCAGTTCCTGGATCCGCTGCGCAAGTACAGTTCCGCGCTCTACACCGCCGCGAACGATACCCTCGAGCAGGCGCAGCGCAACAAGCTGCACTTCGTCGCCGACCGGCTCGGCTTGCGCGGCGGCGAACAGCTGCTCGACGTCGGATGCGGCTGGGGCTCACTGATCCTGTTCATGGCCGAGGAATTCGGTTGCCGCACACTGGGTGTCAGCCCGGCGCCCCGCCAGCACGCCTATATCGCGGAACAGGCCGCCGTGCGTGGCGTCGGCGAACTCGTGCAGACCAGGGTCGGCCATTTCGAGCGAATGGACCTGCCGCCCCGCAGCGTCGACGCCGTCACCCTGCTCGGCTCCATCGTGCACATGCCGGATCTCGGCGAGGTCTTCCGCCGGGCGCGCGCCGTGCTGCGCCGCGGTGGCACCCTGTACGTCTCGGAGAGCTGCTTCCGAAATGCCGCGGCGCACCGGGCCTTCGACACGAAGGACGGCACCGAGTTCGTCCGTGCGGACATCTTCGGGTGGGGTGATCTGCGGCCGCTGTCGGACCTGGTGACCGCCGCCGAGGACGCGGGCTTCTCGATCGTCGCGGTGGACGACCTCACCGACCACTACCGCCGCACCATCGACGACTGGATCGGCAACGTGGACGCGGCCGCGGCGCGCATCGACGCGCACGGGCCGGGACTGTCCGCGAAACTGCGGCACTACCTGGAGATCGCCAACGCGGGCTGGGGCTACACGACCAAGCACTACGCGCTGACCTGCCGCAACGCCCGCTGA
- a CDS encoding cytochrome P450, producing MSSEHAAVEELTPVQLAVIESVAPHMRHDPYSSYAVLRGAGPFVPGPHDMHLVTGHHEAQTIMQDPRWSHAEEPQLLHGDSDVELPGSFLWMEPPDHTRLRGLVSKAFTARTISGMRERAEQLVADLMDEMLAAREVDLLDALAYPLPLTMVCELLGVPADAHEHVREISTAIARGLDPDVLLSPDELAARTAAVYAFLDFFGELVAQRRRDPRDDLITALVQADDAGARLTSNELLGTLLILVVAGHETTVNLIGNGVLALIRNPGEFERLRSFPELCEPAVDEVLRYDAPVHLTTRTAHDVITVSGRTFAPGDAVIVLLASANRDPRAFPDADRFDIARYARGRKAERHLSFGLGLHYCLGAPLARLEMQVVLRAITDRVDAMTLLEEPPYRPNVVVRGMSRLRVRLDSR from the coding sequence GTGAGTTCCGAGCATGCGGCGGTCGAGGAATTGACCCCGGTTCAACTGGCGGTGATCGAGAGCGTCGCACCGCATATGCGCCACGACCCGTACAGCAGTTACGCGGTGCTGCGCGGCGCCGGACCGTTCGTGCCGGGACCGCACGACATGCACCTGGTGACCGGGCACCACGAAGCACAGACGATCATGCAGGATCCGCGCTGGAGTCACGCCGAGGAGCCACAGCTGCTGCACGGCGACAGCGACGTCGAACTGCCCGGCTCGTTTCTCTGGATGGAGCCGCCGGACCACACCCGGCTGCGCGGCCTGGTGAGCAAGGCGTTCACCGCGCGCACCATCAGCGGCATGCGCGAGCGCGCCGAGCAACTCGTGGCGGACCTGATGGACGAGATGCTCGCCGCGCGCGAGGTGGACCTGCTGGACGCGCTGGCGTATCCGCTGCCGCTGACCATGGTGTGTGAACTGCTCGGCGTGCCTGCCGATGCCCACGAGCACGTGCGGGAGATCTCCACGGCCATTGCCCGCGGCCTCGACCCGGATGTGCTGCTTTCCCCCGACGAATTGGCCGCCCGGACCGCCGCCGTCTACGCGTTCCTCGACTTCTTCGGTGAGCTGGTGGCGCAGCGGCGCCGGGACCCGCGCGACGATCTGATCACCGCGCTGGTGCAGGCCGACGACGCGGGCGCGCGGCTCACCTCGAACGAATTGCTGGGCACGCTGCTGATTCTCGTGGTCGCCGGGCACGAGACGACGGTGAACCTGATCGGCAACGGTGTCCTCGCGCTCATCCGTAACCCCGGCGAATTCGAGCGGCTGCGCAGCTTTCCCGAGCTGTGCGAGCCCGCCGTGGACGAGGTGCTGCGTTACGACGCACCCGTGCACCTGACCACCCGGACCGCGCACGACGTGATCACCGTTTCCGGGCGCACTTTCGCGCCGGGCGACGCGGTGATCGTGCTGCTCGCCTCCGCCAACCGCGACCCGCGGGCCTTTCCCGACGCGGACCGGTTCGATATCGCCCGCTACGCCCGTGGCCGGAAAGCGGAGCGGCACTTGTCCTTCGGGCTCGGGTTGCACTACTGCCTCGGCGCACCGCTGGCGCGGCTCGAGATGCAGGTGGTGCTGCGCGCGATCACCGACCGGGTCGATGCGATGACTTTGCTCGAGGAACCGCCGTACCGGCCGAACGTGGTCGTGCGCGGCATGTCGCGACTCCGCGTCCGGCTGGACAGCCGATGA
- a CDS encoding fatty acyl-AMP ligase — protein sequence MNSAESVETLHGALAEIAAGHPGVSATFWSVSETVDYAELDRRARAAAAALVRHGITRGEPVGILCPNAPEFLVSLFGIAAAGGAATPLPLPAGTRQLDGYPRKLAAIVAAAGMRTILVSPRFADLTALLGSAVDVELLDTATLFAADGDEELPELTSDDLAIVQFTSGSTATPKGVRLTHRNVLSGLAAIRTGIALSLDDRGGFWLPLFHDMGLFGTLSAILRGIPAHVWSPVAFVKDPARWLAEFAASGTTITAMPNFGYEALLAAVPPEQVAEFDLRHWRIAFNGSEPISLDVVGAFCARFAPAGFATSTMFGVYGMAEATLAVAFPPLGRAPVFDWVDRAALSDDALAQQVSSRAPGARAVASVGSAVAGLRLRIVDPAGDRELPDGVVGEILIQGPSVTDGYLTAAPETVAGLHTADGWLRTGDLGYLRDGELFVTGRCKDMITVRGVNYYAQDVEAAVHDLDGVYKGRCTAAIDPDGTDVIALIAETELTGPAADALGDRIRARVAARLGLAAVDVYLVAPRTIPRTSSGKLQRLAARGLITATR from the coding sequence ATGAATTCTGCGGAATCGGTCGAAACCCTGCACGGCGCGCTGGCCGAGATCGCGGCGGGGCACCCCGGGGTGTCGGCCACGTTCTGGTCGGTGTCGGAAACCGTGGACTACGCCGAACTCGACCGGCGCGCCCGGGCGGCCGCCGCCGCGCTCGTACGGCACGGGATCACCCGCGGCGAGCCGGTGGGCATCCTGTGCCCCAACGCTCCCGAGTTCCTGGTCAGCCTGTTCGGCATCGCGGCCGCGGGCGGCGCGGCCACGCCCCTGCCGCTGCCCGCGGGCACGCGCCAGCTGGACGGCTATCCGCGCAAACTCGCGGCGATCGTCGCGGCGGCGGGCATGCGCACCATCCTGGTATCGCCTCGATTCGCGGATCTGACCGCCCTGCTCGGCTCCGCCGTCGATGTCGAATTACTCGACACCGCAACGCTGTTCGCCGCAGACGGGGACGAAGAGCTGCCCGAGCTGACCTCGGACGATCTCGCGATCGTGCAGTTCACCTCCGGCAGCACCGCGACACCCAAGGGCGTGCGGTTGACCCACCGCAACGTGCTCAGCGGCCTGGCCGCGATCCGCACCGGGATCGCGCTGAGCCTCGACGACCGCGGCGGCTTCTGGCTGCCGCTGTTCCACGATATGGGCCTGTTCGGCACGCTGTCGGCGATCCTGCGCGGCATACCCGCCCATGTCTGGTCGCCGGTGGCCTTCGTCAAGGACCCCGCGCGCTGGCTGGCCGAATTCGCCGCCAGCGGAACCACGATCACCGCCATGCCGAACTTCGGTTACGAGGCACTGCTCGCCGCGGTGCCCCCGGAACAGGTCGCCGAGTTCGATCTGCGGCACTGGCGGATCGCCTTCAACGGTTCCGAGCCGATCTCGCTGGACGTGGTCGGCGCGTTCTGCGCCCGGTTCGCGCCCGCCGGTTTCGCGACCTCGACCATGTTCGGCGTCTACGGCATGGCCGAGGCCACCCTCGCGGTCGCGTTCCCGCCGCTGGGCCGGGCCCCGGTGTTCGATTGGGTGGATCGCGCGGCGCTCTCCGACGACGCTCTGGCACAACAGGTTTCCTCGCGCGCACCCGGCGCGCGGGCCGTCGCGTCCGTCGGGTCGGCCGTGGCCGGCCTGCGGTTGCGCATCGTCGACCCGGCCGGCGACCGCGAACTGCCCGACGGCGTCGTCGGCGAGATCCTCATCCAGGGTCCCTCGGTCACCGACGGCTACCTGACCGCGGCGCCCGAGACCGTCGCGGGCCTGCACACCGCGGACGGCTGGCTGCGCACCGGCGATCTCGGATATCTGCGCGACGGTGAGCTTTTCGTCACCGGCCGGTGCAAGGACATGATCACCGTGCGCGGCGTGAACTACTACGCCCAGGACGTCGAGGCGGCCGTGCACGACCTCGACGGCGTCTACAAGGGCCGCTGCACCGCCGCCATCGATCCGGACGGCACCGACGTGATCGCGCTCATCGCGGAGACCGAGCTCACCGGACCGGCCGCCGACGCGCTCGGCGACCGGATCCGGGCCCGGGTCGCGGCCCGGCTCGGGCTCGCCGCGGTGGACGTGTACCTCGTTGCGCCCCGGACCATTCCACGCACCAGCAGCGGCAAACTCCAGCGGCTGGCCGCGCGCGGCCTCATCACCGCGACCCGATGA
- a CDS encoding PaaI family thioesterase, producing the protein MTSTDLQAGEAATQRADTGTLADPTVASRVHELTTVFERGLQENLGVGASLGIRLETAGAGYTRYYLDPNPATINAMFTVHGGVLATLMDTAMGSAVFTKLGDGIAYTTLELKVNFIRAVTLDGSRLTCEATAVHVGRRTATAEGRIVDANGKLIAHGSTTVLVLSPDK; encoded by the coding sequence ATGACCAGCACCGATTTACAGGCCGGCGAAGCGGCCACGCAGCGCGCGGACACGGGTACGCTCGCCGATCCGACGGTCGCGTCCCGCGTCCACGAGCTGACCACGGTTTTCGAGCGCGGGTTACAGGAGAACCTGGGCGTGGGCGCCTCGCTCGGCATCCGTCTGGAGACAGCGGGCGCGGGATACACGCGCTACTACCTCGACCCGAATCCGGCCACCATCAACGCCATGTTCACCGTGCACGGCGGGGTTCTCGCGACCTTGATGGACACCGCGATGGGCAGCGCCGTGTTCACGAAACTCGGTGACGGCATTGCCTATACGACCCTCGAGCTCAAGGTGAATTTCATCCGGGCGGTCACGTTGGACGGCTCCCGGCTCACCTGCGAGGCCACCGCGGTGCACGTCGGCAGGCGGACCGCGACGGCCGAAGGCCGCATCGTCGACGCGAACGGCAAGCTGATCGCGCACGGTTCGACCACGGTGCTGGTGTTGTCGCCGGACAAGTGA
- a CDS encoding acyl-CoA dehydrogenase family protein, giving the protein MTTAQFSFPVRDVERKVLDRVAELAAGFATVAAEYDERAEIAVGHLAALHEAELDRAVLPERVGGLGLSYAAFGHVVRVLAKADPSTATIWTMHAGAGVALAEFTAETLGSFFAEEFLAGKRFANALSEPASGNRFLNPQQDAVAVAGGWQLTGAKRFVSGCEIAEYLLVNARVDDVPAFFGVVPDDTVTTIPIWDTLGLRATRSQLLSFDHTLLRAEYRGRAPGPGDFAVIPAGLPAISLGIADAALAALIEHARSREILGRPLSHQQWVQYEVADVETRLAAAHALYDRALWEADNGVPAFFPNLSRAKYLANKIAVEVAQLGVRVGGASGYLKTSPIQRHLRDAEAGQLMAYSTEVIAGEIGRLVLGVPADA; this is encoded by the coding sequence GTGACCACTGCTCAATTCTCATTCCCGGTCCGCGACGTCGAGCGCAAGGTGCTCGATCGAGTCGCCGAATTGGCGGCGGGATTCGCCACTGTCGCAGCGGAATACGACGAACGCGCGGAGATCGCGGTGGGGCACCTGGCGGCGTTGCACGAGGCGGAACTCGACCGTGCCGTGCTGCCGGAACGGGTCGGCGGGCTGGGGCTGAGCTACGCGGCCTTCGGGCATGTGGTCCGGGTGCTCGCCAAGGCGGATCCCTCGACCGCGACGATCTGGACGATGCACGCCGGCGCGGGCGTCGCGCTCGCGGAATTCACCGCCGAGACCCTTGGCTCGTTCTTCGCCGAGGAGTTCCTCGCGGGCAAGCGATTCGCCAACGCGCTGTCCGAACCCGCCAGCGGCAACCGGTTTCTCAATCCGCAGCAGGACGCCGTCGCGGTGGCCGGGGGCTGGCAGCTCACCGGCGCGAAACGCTTCGTCTCCGGCTGTGAGATCGCCGAATATCTGCTCGTGAACGCGCGGGTCGACGATGTGCCCGCGTTCTTCGGGGTGGTGCCCGACGACACCGTGACGACCATTCCGATCTGGGACACCCTCGGGCTGCGCGCGACCCGCAGCCAGCTGCTCTCGTTCGACCACACCCTGCTGCGGGCCGAATATCGCGGTCGCGCACCGGGTCCGGGCGACTTCGCGGTCATTCCGGCGGGCCTGCCCGCGATCTCGCTCGGCATCGCCGACGCGGCGCTGGCGGCGCTGATCGAGCACGCGCGCTCGCGCGAGATCCTCGGCAGGCCGCTCTCGCATCAACAGTGGGTGCAGTACGAGGTCGCCGATGTCGAAACGCGCTTGGCTGCCGCGCACGCACTGTACGACCGTGCGCTGTGGGAGGCGGACAACGGTGTCCCGGCGTTCTTCCCGAACCTGTCGCGCGCCAAATATCTGGCGAACAAGATCGCCGTCGAGGTCGCCCAGCTCGGCGTGCGGGTGGGCGGTGCGTCCGGCTACCTCAAGACCTCACCGATCCAGCGGCATCTGCGCGACGCCGAAGCCGGCCAGCTCATGGCGTACTCGACCGAGGTGATCGCCGGGGAGATCGGCAGACTCGTGCTCGGCGTGCCGGCGGACGCGTAG
- a CDS encoding acyl carrier protein — MTAPADILTTVTAIAAAETGIAATDLRPDLDLRGMAGVDSVRVLRMVAKIEKTYDIELEDEDVFGLSTLHDVVAVVEHALREAAA; from the coding sequence ATGACCGCCCCCGCCGACATCCTGACCACCGTCACCGCGATAGCCGCCGCCGAAACCGGCATCGCCGCAACGGATCTGCGGCCCGACCTCGACCTGCGCGGCATGGCGGGCGTCGATTCCGTGCGGGTGCTGCGCATGGTCGCCAAGATCGAGAAGACCTATGACATCGAGCTCGAGGACGAGGACGTCTTCGGGCTGTCCACCTTGCACGACGTGGTCGCGGTGGTCGAACACGCGTTGCGCGAGGCCGCGGCGTGA
- a CDS encoding YhgE/Pip domain-containing protein, whose translation MTTDPAETSRSPRNLGLRLWLLPVAVLAVFMALLGTMYLDYVVDPEENLHDFPIALVNQDVGDTIGAPGQERRVEFGAQVVDGLRQAVPGDKIDLQVLGVNEASQRMQNNKVYGTILIPSDFSKRLGIFGVGSVIPGDIQRPLITLQTNPRSGAFVTSIVTQIGDQALNQVNKQVGAQLTEQVQAQLAPPPGGPPAPELSGATRVALAEPLQIVVEPFHPLPEGTGQGLTAFFYALLLLLAGLVGSMTIHTMIDAQLGFVPTEYGPWYVHFPPTPISRFHTLLIKWGVMVVTANVVAGVFLLVAKVLGMPVDHPLGLFLFSAFAIIAVGVTGLSVLAAVGSAGLLINLILFIILGLPSSGGTVPIEATPKYFGWLASFEPMHQVFLGVRAILYFDASGPAGLTRGVWMAVLGVVIGVVLGAVVTRYYDYKGLRRTGIGRPAAE comes from the coding sequence GTGACTACGGACCCTGCGGAAACTAGTCGATCCCCGCGCAACCTCGGGTTGCGGCTGTGGCTGCTGCCGGTGGCGGTGCTCGCCGTGTTCATGGCGCTGCTCGGCACGATGTATCTCGACTACGTCGTCGATCCGGAGGAGAACCTGCACGATTTCCCCATCGCGCTGGTCAATCAGGATGTCGGCGACACGATCGGCGCGCCGGGCCAGGAGCGGCGGGTCGAGTTCGGGGCGCAGGTGGTCGACGGATTGCGGCAGGCGGTGCCCGGGGACAAGATCGATCTGCAGGTGCTCGGCGTCAACGAGGCCTCGCAGCGGATGCAGAACAACAAGGTCTACGGCACCATCCTCATTCCGAGCGATTTCAGCAAACGATTGGGCATCTTCGGCGTCGGCAGCGTGATCCCCGGCGATATCCAGCGTCCGCTCATCACGTTGCAGACCAACCCGCGCAGCGGCGCGTTCGTCACCTCGATCGTCACCCAGATCGGTGACCAGGCGCTGAACCAGGTGAACAAGCAGGTCGGCGCGCAGCTCACCGAGCAGGTACAGGCCCAGCTGGCGCCCCCGCCCGGCGGGCCGCCCGCGCCCGAACTGAGCGGGGCGACCAGGGTGGCGCTCGCGGAGCCGCTGCAGATCGTCGTCGAGCCGTTCCATCCGCTGCCCGAGGGCACCGGCCAGGGCCTCACCGCGTTCTTCTACGCGTTACTGCTCCTGCTGGCGGGCCTGGTCGGTTCGATGACCATTCACACGATGATCGACGCGCAACTGGGCTTCGTACCGACCGAATACGGGCCCTGGTACGTGCATTTCCCGCCGACGCCCATCTCGCGCTTCCACACGCTGTTGATCAAATGGGGCGTCATGGTGGTGACCGCGAACGTCGTCGCCGGGGTCTTCCTGCTCGTCGCGAAGGTGCTGGGCATGCCGGTCGATCACCCGCTCGGGCTGTTCCTCTTCAGCGCGTTCGCGATCATCGCGGTCGGCGTCACCGGCTTGTCCGTGCTCGCGGCCGTCGGGTCGGCCGGTTTGCTGATCAACCTGATTCTGTTCATCATCCTCGGGCTGCCGTCCTCCGGCGGCACGGTGCCGATCGAGGCGACGCCGAAATATTTCGGCTGGCTGGCCTCCTTCGAGCCGATGCATCAGGTGTTCCTCGGCGTGCGCGCCATCCTCTACTTCGACGCCAGTGGTCCGGCCGGGCTCACGCGCGGCGTGTGGATGGCCGTGCTCGGGGTGGTGATCGGTGTGGTGCTGGGCGCGGTGGTGACGCGGTACTACGACTACAAGGGGTTGCGCCGCACGGGGATCGGGCGTCCGGCAGCGGAGTAG
- a CDS encoding cytochrome P450 — MSTALPTDLTFDAFDPSERVDPYPAYRRVRDAAPLFPYAFGDVPVTLVTRYDECAAILTGADWGHGYAAGISPFRDTTAAIPGSFVRMDPPEHSRYRKLVAKAFTPRMMAEMVPLAGQVVADLVAAALRRGELDVLNGLAVPLAVAMVPVRLLGADPADGALFRQWQLAIARGSDPDSLLGAADVEERGAAAMECMGYFGRLAQQKKANPTPDLLSALVSAAGAGLITEPEVIGIALLTLVAGMETSINLIGNGMLALLRNPEQLALLRDNPALIGPALEEMLRYDAPTQFTIRVALADTTVGEHEFRRGDGVVVLTASASRDDRVYPDADVFDVTRYAGNRPARKHLGFSLGIHYCVGAPLARIEAEQAIGRLLSEAPELALATESIEYQPSLIHRGIRSLPVTL, encoded by the coding sequence ATGAGCACAGCCCTCCCCACCGACCTCACCTTCGACGCGTTCGATCCGAGCGAGCGGGTGGACCCCTATCCGGCCTATCGCCGGGTGCGCGACGCGGCGCCGCTGTTCCCCTACGCCTTCGGTGATGTCCCGGTCACCCTCGTCACCAGATACGACGAGTGCGCGGCCATCCTGACCGGCGCGGACTGGGGGCACGGTTACGCCGCGGGCATCAGCCCGTTCCGGGACACCACCGCCGCGATCCCCGGCTCGTTCGTGCGGATGGACCCGCCTGAGCACAGTCGCTACCGCAAGCTGGTGGCCAAGGCGTTCACGCCGCGCATGATGGCCGAGATGGTGCCGCTGGCCGGGCAGGTCGTGGCGGATCTGGTCGCGGCGGCGCTGCGACGGGGCGAACTGGACGTGCTGAACGGGCTGGCCGTGCCGCTGGCGGTGGCGATGGTCCCGGTGCGGCTGCTCGGCGCGGATCCGGCCGACGGCGCGCTGTTCCGGCAGTGGCAATTGGCGATCGCCCGGGGCAGCGACCCGGATTCGCTGCTGGGCGCGGCCGACGTCGAGGAGCGCGGGGCAGCGGCGATGGAGTGCATGGGCTACTTCGGCAGGCTGGCCCAGCAGAAGAAGGCGAATCCGACGCCGGATCTGCTGAGCGCCTTGGTGTCCGCCGCGGGTGCGGGCCTGATCACCGAGCCCGAGGTGATCGGCATCGCGCTGCTGACCTTGGTCGCGGGCATGGAGACCTCGATCAACCTGATCGGCAACGGCATGCTCGCGCTGCTGCGCAACCCGGAACAGCTTGCGCTGCTTCGGGACAACCCCGCACTGATCGGTCCCGCGCTGGAGGAGATGCTGCGCTACGACGCGCCGACTCAGTTCACCATCCGGGTCGCGCTGGCGGATACGACGGTGGGCGAGCACGAATTCCGGCGCGGTGACGGCGTCGTGGTGCTCACCGCGTCGGCCAGCCGGGACGACCGGGTCTATCCGGACGCGGATGTCTTCGACGTCACCCGCTATGCCGGAAACCGGCCCGCGCGTAAGCATCTCGGGTTCAGCCTGGGCATTCACTACTGCGTGGGCGCGCCGCTGGCCCGGATCGAAGCGGAGCAGGCGATCGGGCGACTGCTGAGCGAGGCACCGGAACTCGCACTGGCCACCGAGTCGATCGAGTATCAGCCGAGCCTGATCCACCGGGGCATCCGCTCGTTGCCGGTGACGCTGTGA
- a CDS encoding acyl-ACP desaturase, giving the protein MDIESARIPVDEVAAAVDGFLAASPAARAWDVETAFDWARADAGRLTEGQRSAVQFVTLIEDHLPGYFEVYHRYFPVDDSVDRDTFVHNRELYHFTVRWALEEDTHARALARYQEASGLAERGALRKELAVEGQKPFDLPYDHPVQFFAYALVQEKATQMYYQHLRDVADDPVLAAVLGRLARDEARHFSFMADVVGRYLRVHGDATVQPIRDVIANFRMPLADTMRGYWRWALRIADVAAYDHTEAYEHLIKVIDRAVDARTDRLDELVRFIDECRTVA; this is encoded by the coding sequence ATGGATATCGAGTCAGCACGCATCCCGGTCGACGAGGTGGCGGCGGCGGTCGACGGCTTCCTGGCCGCCTCCCCCGCCGCGCGGGCGTGGGACGTGGAGACCGCCTTCGACTGGGCCCGCGCCGACGCCGGCCGGCTCACCGAGGGCCAACGGTCGGCGGTGCAGTTCGTCACCCTGATCGAAGATCACCTGCCCGGCTATTTCGAGGTGTACCACCGGTATTTCCCGGTGGACGACAGCGTCGACCGGGACACCTTCGTGCACAACCGCGAGCTCTATCACTTCACCGTGCGCTGGGCGCTCGAAGAGGACACGCACGCCAGGGCGCTCGCCCGGTACCAGGAGGCGTCCGGCCTCGCCGAACGAGGCGCGCTGCGTAAGGAATTGGCGGTCGAGGGCCAGAAGCCGTTCGACCTGCCCTACGACCACCCGGTGCAGTTCTTCGCCTACGCGCTGGTGCAGGAGAAGGCCACCCAGATGTACTACCAGCACCTGCGCGACGTCGCCGACGATCCGGTGCTCGCCGCCGTGCTCGGCCGGCTGGCCAGGGACGAGGCCAGGCATTTCAGCTTCATGGCCGACGTGGTCGGGCGCTATCTGCGAGTACACGGCGACGCGACGGTGCAGCCGATCCGCGACGTGATCGCCAACTTCCGGATGCCGTTGGCCGACACCATGCGTGGCTACTGGCGCTGGGCGTTGCGGATCGCCGACGTGGCCGCCTACGACCACACCGAGGCCTACGAACACCTGATCAAGGTGATCGATCGCGCGGTGGACGCTCGCACGGATCGACTGGACGAACTGGTGCGCTTCATCGACGAATGCCGCACCGTGGCCTGA